A single region of the Bacteroidota bacterium genome encodes:
- a CDS encoding deoxyribodipyrimidine photo-lyase, producing the protein MNKPAIAVFWYRRDLRLEDNAGLYHALKSGLPVLPLFIFDKDILDKLEDKQDKRVNFIYEQIELLKRELNQLQGDLWVEYGSPLAVWQKLISQFNVQKVFTNHDYEPSAIERDSQVKQLLSKARITFNSYKDQCIFEKEEVVKDDGKPYTVFTPYSKKWKARLNDFYLKAYPTKKYFSQLYKPDTIQALISLRSIGFEKVQVNYPAKQTTQSIIKNYAEQRNFPAIAGTSKLGIHFRFGTISIREKARKSKKVSETYLNELIWRDFYMMILHHFPHVVNGAFRSEYERIQWLNNESDFENWCNGQTGYPIVDAGMRELNTTGFMHNRVRMIVASFLTKHLLIDWRWGEAYFAQKLLDFDLSANNGGWQWAAGCGTDAAPYFRVFNPTLQTEKFDKQGEYIKKWVPELLTLGYPQPIVNHEFARKRCLEVYKQGLSK; encoded by the coding sequence ATGAACAAACCTGCCATAGCTGTTTTTTGGTACCGAAGAGATTTAAGACTGGAAGACAATGCCGGATTATACCATGCTTTAAAAAGTGGTTTACCCGTATTGCCGTTGTTTATTTTTGATAAGGATATATTGGATAAATTAGAAGATAAGCAGGATAAACGTGTAAACTTTATTTATGAGCAAATTGAATTATTAAAGCGGGAGCTTAACCAATTGCAAGGTGACTTATGGGTTGAATATGGTTCTCCTTTAGCGGTATGGCAAAAGCTAATTAGTCAGTTTAATGTACAAAAGGTATTTACTAACCACGATTATGAACCTAGCGCCATTGAACGTGATAGCCAAGTAAAGCAACTGTTAAGCAAAGCCAGAATAACATTTAACAGCTATAAGGACCAATGCATTTTTGAGAAAGAGGAAGTAGTAAAAGATGATGGCAAACCTTATACGGTGTTTACTCCCTACTCAAAAAAATGGAAAGCCCGGTTGAACGATTTTTATTTAAAAGCTTACCCAACAAAAAAATACTTTTCGCAACTGTATAAACCCGATACTATACAGGCATTGATAAGCTTACGAAGTATAGGGTTTGAAAAAGTACAAGTCAACTATCCTGCAAAACAAACTACCCAAAGCATTATAAAAAACTATGCGGAGCAGCGAAACTTCCCGGCCATAGCAGGTACCAGCAAACTGGGCATTCATTTTAGGTTTGGCACCATAAGCATTAGGGAAAAAGCAAGGAAAAGTAAAAAAGTAAGTGAAACTTATTTAAATGAATTGATTTGGCGCGATTTCTATATGATGATCTTACATCATTTTCCGCATGTAGTAAATGGTGCTTTTAGAAGTGAATACGAACGTATACAATGGCTAAACAATGAAAGTGATTTTGAAAACTGGTGCAATGGACAAACCGGCTACCCAATAGTAGATGCAGGCATGCGTGAGCTCAACACAACAGGCTTTATGCATAACCGTGTACGGATGATAGTAGCCAGCTTTTTAACCAAACACTTGCTTATTGATTGGCGTTGGGGTGAAGCATACTTTGCCCAAAAACTACTCGATTTTGATTTAAGTGCTAACAACGGAGGTTGGCAATGGGCGGCAGGTTGTGGCACTGATGCAGCTCCATACTTCAGGGTATTTAACCCTACACTACAAACCGAAAAGTTTGACAAGCAAGGCGAATACATAAAAAAATGGGTTCCCGAATTACTCACTCTTGGTTATCCGCAACCTATAGTTAACCATGAGTTTGCCCGTAAGCGTTGTTTGGAAGTTTACAAACAAGGACTAAGCAAATAA
- a CDS encoding anthranilate synthase component I family protein, which yields MNTEELKHIKQKALHWANQYDVCVLLDNNESLNAYGLNHIEFAMAVGVKTSCIGKHENNFEALKKFRTEHANQYSFGYFTYDLKNEVEALQSNHFDGLEFPSLFFFVPEHLLLIDKNHQIIFESITYNSFAEWLNAAGNINPTSESIAQKTNLQARVNKADYLANVEKIKQHIIEGDVYELNYCMEFFDNKAVINPTTVYTQLLEKSPVPFACYVKHGQQYLLCASPERFITKQDNVLYSQPIKGTIKRDLNNAANDLQLKNDLLNSEKERAENLMIVDLVRNDLARVSKTGSVQVNEIFGIYSFKQVHQMISTVSSRIKDDVPVTDAIKHAFPMGSMTGAPKVMAMELIEQYEQTKRGLYSGAVGYFAPNGNFDFNVVIRSIQYNANNQYLNIMVGGAITYDSIAEQEYEECLLKAQATMQVLQ from the coding sequence TTGAACACCGAAGAATTAAAACATATAAAACAAAAGGCATTGCATTGGGCAAACCAGTATGATGTATGTGTGCTGTTGGATAACAATGAAAGTTTGAATGCTTATGGTTTAAATCATATAGAGTTTGCCATGGCTGTTGGTGTTAAAACATCTTGTATAGGTAAGCATGAAAACAACTTTGAAGCTTTAAAAAAATTCAGAACGGAGCATGCAAACCAATATAGTTTTGGGTATTTTACTTACGATTTAAAAAATGAAGTGGAAGCCTTACAATCCAATCATTTTGACGGTTTAGAGTTTCCAAGCTTGTTCTTTTTTGTGCCTGAGCATTTATTGTTAATTGATAAGAACCACCAGATAATATTTGAAAGCATTACATACAATAGTTTTGCTGAATGGTTAAATGCTGCTGGAAATATAAACCCAACTAGTGAAAGCATTGCACAAAAAACAAACTTACAGGCTCGTGTAAACAAAGCTGATTACTTAGCCAATGTAGAAAAAATAAAGCAGCACATTATTGAAGGCGATGTATATGAGCTGAATTATTGTATGGAGTTTTTTGATAACAAAGCAGTCATCAATCCAACAACAGTTTACACACAATTACTTGAAAAATCGCCCGTGCCTTTTGCCTGTTATGTAAAGCATGGGCAGCAATATTTACTTTGTGCAAGCCCGGAAAGATTCATTACCAAGCAAGACAATGTATTATACTCACAACCCATTAAAGGCACTATTAAACGTGATTTGAATAATGCAGCAAACGACTTACAACTTAAAAACGATTTGCTGAATTCAGAGAAAGAACGTGCTGAAAATTTAATGATTGTTGATTTGGTGCGTAACGATTTAGCAAGAGTTTCAAAAACAGGAAGCGTACAGGTAAATGAAATTTTTGGTATCTATTCATTTAAGCAAGTACATCAAATGATATCAACCGTATCGAGCCGGATAAAAGACGATGTGCCTGTAACAGATGCCATTAAACATGCTTTTCCCATGGGCAGTATGACAGGTGCGCCCAAAGTAATGGCCATGGAATTAATTGAACAATACGAGCAAACCAAACGCGGCTTGTATAGTGGAGCAGTGGGCTATTTTGCCCCTAACGGAAACTTCGATTTCAATGTAGTTATCCGCTCCATTCAATACAATGCCAATAATCAATATTTAAACATAATGGTAGGTGGAGCCATTACTTACGATAGCATAGCCGAACAGGAATACGAAGAGTGTTTGTTAAAAGCACAAGCCACTATGCAGGTATTGCAATAA
- a CDS encoding asparaginase, with protein MQNPILVEVYRANVLESFHRGTVCVVDENNQVIFSKGDVNQICYPRSAMKFIQVLPLIVLGGIEKFGFTVEEIAIMCGSHNAEQEHLRVVESILSKIGLSKSELFCGPQYPSSKRDADQLIKDNKKPEHIHNNCSGKHAGMLALCQLLNVPTTDYINPAHPIQQLILEYVEKLYEYPRQKMTTALDGCSAPIYAMPVINQAIAFKNLVHNNYETKLTQACKTVIEAVSEYPFMVAGSKRYCTDLMQICAPQIIGKTGAEGIFCISLPEQKIGVCIKIDDGKMLPQYNVAQAFVEATGLFDQETLKPLHHYLQNDLTNFNKFTTGEIKAVDGLFEGLTIQ; from the coding sequence ATGCAAAACCCCATTTTAGTTGAAGTTTACAGAGCTAATGTATTAGAAAGTTTTCACCGAGGAACGGTTTGTGTGGTGGATGAAAACAACCAAGTTATTTTTAGCAAAGGCGATGTAAACCAAATTTGCTACCCGCGTTCGGCTATGAAGTTTATTCAGGTTTTACCTTTAATAGTTTTGGGTGGAATAGAAAAATTTGGTTTTACGGTAGAGGAAATTGCTATTATGTGTGGCTCGCACAATGCTGAGCAAGAGCATTTGCGCGTAGTGGAATCTATACTGAGTAAAATAGGTTTAAGCAAAAGCGAACTGTTTTGCGGACCACAATATCCATCATCGAAACGCGATGCTGATCAGTTAATAAAAGACAATAAAAAACCGGAACATATACATAATAATTGTAGTGGTAAACATGCGGGCATGTTGGCTTTGTGCCAATTATTAAATGTTCCAACCACAGATTATATCAATCCAGCGCATCCGATACAGCAATTAATTTTAGAATATGTAGAAAAGCTTTACGAGTATCCTCGTCAGAAAATGACAACTGCTTTAGATGGTTGTTCAGCGCCTATTTATGCTATGCCTGTTATTAACCAAGCCATTGCTTTTAAAAATTTGGTTCACAATAATTATGAAACAAAGCTGACACAGGCATGTAAAACAGTAATAGAAGCAGTGAGTGAATATCCGTTTATGGTAGCGGGTTCTAAAAGATACTGTACTGACTTAATGCAAATATGCGCCCCACAAATTATAGGCAAAACGGGTGCTGAAGGGATTTTTTGTATCAGTTTACCGGAACAAAAAATAGGTGTTTGTATAAAAATAGACGATGGTAAAATGCTGCCTCAATACAATGTTGCCCAAGCTTTTGTGGAGGCCACAGGCTTGTTTGATCAGGAAACACTCAAACCATTGCACCATTATTTGCAAAACGATTTAACCAATTTCAATAAATTTACTACCGGTGAAATTAAAGCCGTTGATGGTTTATTTGAAGGGTTAACGATTCAATAA
- a CDS encoding riboflavin synthase, protein MFTGIIETMATLVEKRVVNTNIDFYFHSPITNELKVDQSVAHNGVCLTVVEINHSVYRVTAVDETLQKTNLKHLQVGEKVNLERCMPAHGRFDGHIVQGHVDDTAICAKIEDMNGSWNFFFKINPIHQNLLVNKGSVCINGVSLTVVNAIEDWFSVTIIPYTFEHTGFHQFKEGSEVNIEFDVIGKYINKIHAR, encoded by the coding sequence ATGTTTACAGGAATTATAGAAACAATGGCTACTTTAGTAGAAAAAAGAGTAGTTAACACCAATATAGATTTTTATTTTCATAGCCCTATTACCAATGAATTAAAGGTTGATCAAAGTGTAGCACACAATGGAGTTTGCTTAACCGTAGTTGAAATAAACCACTCTGTATACCGCGTTACCGCTGTTGATGAAACATTACAGAAAACCAATTTAAAACATTTACAGGTAGGGGAAAAAGTAAACCTGGAACGTTGCATGCCGGCACATGGCAGGTTTGACGGGCACATAGTACAAGGCCATGTGGACGACACGGCTATTTGTGCTAAAATAGAAGACATGAACGGCAGTTGGAATTTCTTTTTTAAAATCAATCCGATACATCAAAACTTATTGGTAAACAAAGGTTCGGTTTGTATTAACGGGGTAAGCTTAACGGTTGTAAATGCAATAGAAGATTGGTTTAGTGTAACCATTATTCCTTATACTTTTGAGCATACCGGTTTTCACCAGTTTAAAGAAGGCAGTGAAGTAAATATAGAGTTTGATGTAATCGGCAAATACATCAATAAAATACACGCCAGATAG
- a CDS encoding DUF4382 domain-containing protein, whose translation MKNLRLAGLLIMVAVILAGLGCTKDSSGSSEQGTMDVRMTDDVGFYDKVYIDVQGIKVNIEGRGWVDVTPTRTGIYNILELNNGIDTLIASSSVPVGNVTEVRLILGPNNTVVVNGTTWPMDAPSAEESGLKIKINQAVTAGAKCTIWLDFNVHKSIVVKGNGGFSLKPVIRCFIHSFTGAIIGDVNPDNVAYFAYAVPVNNVNDTFMTFLRSDGTFKLWGLLPRTYNVGLMTKEKADVKTINNVSVSAGQETNLGQISIP comes from the coding sequence ATGAAAAATTTAAGATTAGCCGGGCTACTTATTATGGTAGCAGTCATCCTTGCAGGGCTGGGATGTACAAAAGATTCAAGTGGTTCGTCAGAACAAGGCACTATGGATGTACGCATGACAGACGATGTAGGCTTTTATGATAAAGTGTATATAGATGTTCAGGGGATTAAAGTCAACATAGAAGGAAGAGGATGGGTAGATGTTACCCCAACCCGTACAGGTATTTATAATATTCTGGAACTTAATAATGGTATTGATACACTAATTGCATCTTCTTCTGTTCCTGTTGGAAACGTAACCGAAGTAAGACTAATATTAGGCCCTAATAATACCGTGGTAGTAAACGGAACTACTTGGCCTATGGATGCTCCTTCAGCAGAAGAGTCAGGGTTAAAAATTAAGATTAATCAAGCAGTTACTGCTGGTGCAAAATGTACCATCTGGCTTGATTTCAATGTTCATAAATCTATTGTGGTAAAAGGCAATGGAGGTTTTTCTTTAAAACCGGTTATACGTTGTTTTATTCATAGTTTTACAGGAGCTATTATTGGTGATGTAAACCCGGACAATGTAGCTTATTTTGCTTACGCTGTCCCTGTAAACAATGTAAACGATACCTTCATGACTTTCTTAAGATCGGATGGAACATTTAAATTATGGGGCTTATTACCACGAACCTATAATGTTGGATTAATGACTAAAGAAAAAGCGGATGTAAAAACCATTAATAATGTTTCTGTATCGGCAGGGCAAGAAACAAACCTAGGCCAGATTTCTATTCCTTAA
- a CDS encoding AAA family ATPase, giving the protein MNFALRKKIEEAISNPNLLKIANSSEFYFQKAKDALQHFLQLEVNDESKNLLIARKKDYHELKKLLENSQDILSFGNAIFSVISYCDAKAHRKNEFNEYEDTRVLALAFVRMNNWVEQLITYKFEKVLVDGSVKNAVEYLLNPIDHFTMLSENHRSQISQNLFMKPFNGVTFKNDFIEFFSELTLTVNNTENYTHFLTRICYAIEKEWKDSVIGLVCPDSTGWQEDAISDSENGKPIVLWNHKKPVGTSSTLKLLKQCIEEDGFFRVFYTSKHEVKYIAEIIDFAENQQELDKATWSNLYGQINWYQEKFSDYSDGNKSASWVYLARKIESVNPEDYQDFKYYKSSYPSVGNQSPVVSYKCYREVNYQNQMNKIINLLSYKKQIILQGPPGTGKTRLAKEMAVDLVKDTLEYSSLDDAFITANLQIGLSIPTPDGSSSFKILNIEANTVKVQINTGGPYSVTFDKIRTVVKEKSSNPDTYANGMAIFLKKRLAESAYKIVQFHPSYTYEDFVRGIVAESRGDKIEYKSVNKCIGLFAEEALKSFLDFKKTPELISKEIWVGTEYKKFKEILELELEKHGEILIKSETKPKIIAIEDKSIRVNRYSNEKDSVLIKDNDIINGYIGLYLSTPSIKIKDNKALSKSARSGMYYLYQNLIEKFKSHLTENKQSFDPKTIGERQALKSYTLIIDEINRANLSSVLGELIYALEYRGEEVEAVYEVDGSNKLVLPPNLYIIGTMNTADRSVGHIDYAIRRRFAFVEVLPKNLQQELGDDFKSEIFNVVAGLFVKNFNPEMDYSANAIAIEKSDYLNTDFDPKDVWLGHSYFIQQYEKDENGNNIKEKPIDFSLRIQYEIKPILEEYIKDGILKESAKAIIDQLS; this is encoded by the coding sequence ATGAATTTTGCTCTGAGAAAAAAAATAGAAGAGGCTATAAGCAATCCTAATTTACTAAAGATTGCTAACTCGTCTGAATTCTATTTTCAAAAGGCAAAGGATGCCCTTCAGCACTTTTTGCAGTTAGAAGTTAACGATGAGAGTAAGAATTTACTCATTGCAAGGAAAAAGGATTACCATGAGTTAAAAAAACTCCTTGAAAACTCTCAAGATATTCTTTCATTTGGGAATGCAATATTTAGTGTTATTTCCTATTGTGACGCAAAAGCCCACCGAAAAAATGAGTTTAATGAATATGAGGATACAAGGGTTCTAGCATTGGCCTTTGTAAGAATGAATAATTGGGTTGAACAACTCATTACATACAAGTTTGAAAAAGTTTTGGTTGATGGTTCGGTTAAAAATGCCGTTGAGTATCTTTTAAACCCTATTGACCATTTTACCATGTTGAGTGAAAATCATAGAAGTCAGATTTCTCAAAATTTGTTTATGAAGCCTTTTAATGGGGTAACATTTAAGAATGATTTCATAGAGTTTTTCTCAGAACTGACATTGACGGTTAATAATACTGAAAATTACACTCATTTTCTTACTCGGATATGTTATGCTATCGAAAAAGAATGGAAAGATTCTGTAATTGGTTTGGTCTGTCCGGATTCAACAGGTTGGCAAGAAGATGCTATAAGTGATTCTGAAAATGGTAAACCTATTGTATTATGGAATCACAAAAAGCCGGTTGGCACCTCAAGTACGCTAAAGCTTCTGAAACAGTGTATTGAAGAAGATGGCTTTTTTAGAGTGTTTTATACTTCAAAGCACGAGGTAAAGTATATTGCTGAGATTATTGATTTTGCGGAAAATCAACAAGAATTGGATAAGGCTACCTGGTCGAATCTATATGGACAAATTAATTGGTATCAAGAGAAGTTCTCAGACTATTCAGATGGAAACAAGTCGGCAAGTTGGGTTTACTTAGCGAGGAAGATTGAAAGCGTAAATCCAGAGGATTATCAAGATTTTAAATATTATAAATCTAGCTATCCAAGTGTAGGGAATCAATCACCTGTTGTTTCATATAAATGTTATAGAGAAGTTAACTATCAAAATCAGATGAATAAAATTATTAACCTTCTTAGCTACAAAAAGCAAATCATCCTCCAAGGTCCTCCGGGAACAGGGAAAACAAGATTAGCTAAAGAAATGGCGGTTGATCTTGTAAAAGATACGTTGGAATACTCATCTCTTGATGATGCATTTATCACAGCAAATCTTCAGATTGGTCTTAGTATCCCTACTCCTGATGGGTCATCTAGTTTCAAAATTTTAAACATAGAGGCAAATACGGTCAAAGTACAAATAAATACCGGTGGTCCCTATAGCGTCACATTTGATAAAATTAGAACTGTAGTTAAAGAGAAGTCTTCCAATCCAGATACTTATGCGAATGGGATGGCTATTTTCCTAAAAAAGCGGTTAGCAGAATCAGCATATAAAATTGTCCAATTTCATCCCAGTTACACATACGAGGATTTTGTTAGAGGAATAGTTGCTGAATCAAGAGGAGATAAAATTGAATATAAAAGTGTAAATAAATGTATTGGATTATTTGCAGAGGAAGCGTTAAAGAGCTTCTTGGACTTTAAGAAGACACCAGAGCTTATCTCTAAGGAAATTTGGGTTGGGACGGAATACAAGAAATTCAAGGAAATCCTTGAGTTGGAATTGGAAAAGCATGGTGAGATTTTAATAAAAAGTGAAACTAAGCCTAAAATAATAGCGATAGAAGATAAATCAATAAGGGTTAACCGATATAGCAACGAAAAGGATTCCGTACTGATTAAGGATAATGATATTATTAACGGGTATATAGGATTGTATCTTTCCACGCCTTCAATAAAGATTAAGGATAACAAAGCTCTTTCGAAATCTGCGCGAAGTGGGATGTATTATTTATATCAAAATTTAATAGAGAAATTCAAGAGCCACTTAACGGAAAATAAGCAGTCTTTTGACCCGAAAACAATAGGTGAAAGGCAAGCATTGAAAAGCTACACATTAATTATCGATGAAATTAACCGGGCTAATCTTTCATCTGTGCTGGGTGAGTTAATTTACGCTCTTGAATATCGCGGAGAAGAAGTAGAGGCTGTATATGAGGTTGATGGATCCAATAAATTGGTATTACCTCCCAATCTTTACATTATTGGTACAATGAATACTGCGGACCGTAGCGTAGGACATATTGATTATGCCATTAGAAGACGTTTTGCCTTTGTGGAGGTATTACCAAAAAATTTACAACAAGAGTTAGGTGATGATTTTAAATCGGAAATCTTTAATGTGGTTGCAGGTTTATTCGTCAAGAACTTTAATCCCGAAATGGATTATTCTGCGAATGCCATCGCAATTGAAAAGTCTGATTATTTAAACACCGACTTTGATCCTAAAGATGTCTGGTTAGGACATTCTTATTTTATTCAGCAATACGAAAAGGATGAGAATGGAAATAATATAAAAGAAAAGCCAATCGATTTCAGTTTGCGAATCCAATATGAAATCAAACCCATTCTTGAAGAATATATCAAAGACGGTATTTTGAAAGAATCCGCAAAAGCGATTATCGACCAACTAAGTTAA
- the mnmE gene encoding tRNA uridine-5-carboxymethylaminomethyl(34) synthesis GTPase MnmE → MTNYLRSDLNDTICALATPEGIGAIGVIRISGANAITLVNEVFEGKNLSKQATHTAHFGRIVDKSNTEKPHIIDEVLATLFVAPKSYTGENTVEISCHGSAYIQQQILQTLIKKGARSAKPGEFTMRAFLNKKLDLTQAEAVADLIASNSEASHQTAMSQMRGGFSSQIIDLRERLVNFASLIELELDFGEEDVEFASRPQLKELVENILHLVQSLLQSFKYGNAIKNGIPTVIVGKPNAGKSTLLNALVNEERAIVSDIAGTTRDTIEETFVIDGILFRLIDTAGIRKHTNDAIETIGIERTFESINKAGIVIYLFDSSTTTCEELQAELAALASNHAVIIPVANKIDLLSESNKEAILNTFTATGTQAKPIFVSTLQKNNLAALNQKLIEIVRGDEVKNDVIITNMRHYEALLNTATALQDVLTGMDMQQTGDLLAFDIRKAIFHLGEIVGDITTDDLLENIFSKFCIGK, encoded by the coding sequence ATGACAAATTATTTAAGAAGTGATTTAAACGATACCATTTGTGCCTTAGCTACGCCTGAAGGCATTGGTGCCATTGGTGTTATACGTATAAGTGGCGCTAATGCCATTACTTTGGTTAATGAAGTTTTTGAAGGCAAAAACCTGAGCAAGCAAGCTACACACACCGCTCATTTTGGCCGCATAGTTGATAAAAGCAATACCGAAAAACCACATATTATAGATGAGGTATTGGCCACCTTATTTGTAGCTCCCAAATCGTACACAGGCGAAAACACGGTAGAAATTAGTTGCCATGGTTCCGCTTATATTCAACAACAAATACTACAAACCTTAATAAAAAAAGGAGCTCGCTCAGCCAAGCCCGGTGAGTTTACCATGCGTGCTTTTTTAAATAAAAAGCTTGATTTAACACAAGCTGAAGCCGTTGCCGATTTAATAGCCAGTAACAGCGAAGCCAGCCACCAAACGGCCATGAGCCAGATGCGCGGAGGTTTCTCCAGCCAGATAATTGATTTACGCGAACGCTTGGTCAACTTTGCTTCTTTAATAGAATTGGAGTTAGATTTTGGCGAAGAAGATGTAGAGTTTGCCAGCAGGCCACAGCTCAAAGAACTGGTGGAGAATATTTTGCACCTGGTCCAATCATTATTGCAATCGTTTAAATATGGCAATGCCATTAAAAACGGTATTCCAACGGTTATTGTGGGTAAACCCAATGCCGGTAAATCAACCTTGCTGAATGCGCTGGTGAATGAAGAAAGAGCCATTGTTAGCGATATAGCAGGGACCACGCGCGATACTATTGAAGAAACATTTGTGATAGATGGTATTTTGTTCAGGCTGATAGATACAGCCGGTATAAGAAAACATACCAACGATGCCATTGAAACCATAGGCATAGAACGCACCTTTGAAAGCATTAACAAAGCCGGTATAGTTATTTACCTGTTCGATTCCAGCACTACCACCTGTGAAGAGCTGCAAGCTGAATTAGCCGCTTTGGCTAGCAACCATGCAGTGATTATTCCCGTAGCCAATAAAATTGATTTACTCAGCGAAAGCAACAAAGAGGCCATTTTAAATACTTTTACAGCTACCGGCACCCAGGCCAAACCGATATTTGTAAGCACTTTACAGAAAAACAATTTAGCAGCACTTAACCAAAAGCTAATAGAAATAGTGCGTGGCGATGAAGTAAAAAACGATGTAATTATTACCAATATGCGTCACTACGAAGCTTTGTTAAATACTGCCACCGCACTGCAAGATGTATTAACAGGTATGGACATGCAACAAACAGGCGACTTGTTGGCTTTTGATATACGCAAAGCCATATTTCACTTAGGCGAAATTGTAGGCGATATTACCACCGATGATTTATTGGAGAATATCTTCAGTAAGTTTTGTATTGGGAAGTAG
- a CDS encoding metal-dependent transcriptional regulator, which produces MRTLAEENYLKAIYNLSQQASGATASKLSEKLKLKLPTINSMVNKLAEKELVEYQKYKGFVLTEKGQKYALDVIRKHRLTELFLVKVMGFGWEEVHDIAEEIEHIQIPAFFDKMDLILSNPKFDPHGTPIPDKNGKLPKSTLKQLSNIEVGKKTKFVAVSDSSTDFLSYLSRIGLKLYENIEVLDREVFDGLLKIKMGKQTISLSGQAAERILVE; this is translated from the coding sequence ATGCGCACTTTAGCAGAAGAAAACTACCTCAAAGCCATTTATAATTTAAGCCAACAGGCAAGTGGTGCAACTGCCAGCAAATTATCGGAAAAGCTTAAATTGAAATTACCTACCATAAATAGCATGGTAAATAAACTGGCCGAAAAAGAGTTGGTTGAATACCAAAAATACAAAGGGTTTGTGTTAACTGAAAAGGGTCAGAAGTATGCTTTGGATGTAATTAGAAAACATCGACTTACTGAATTGTTTTTGGTAAAAGTAATGGGCTTTGGTTGGGAAGAAGTACATGATATAGCTGAAGAAATTGAGCACATCCAAATTCCTGCTTTTTTCGATAAAATGGATTTGATTTTGAGTAATCCAAAGTTTGATCCACATGGTACGCCCATACCTGATAAAAATGGAAAACTACCCAAAAGTACCCTTAAGCAATTGTCAAATATTGAAGTTGGAAAAAAAACAAAGTTTGTTGCGGTGAGCGATTCTTCGACTGATTTTTTAAGCTACTTAAGTCGAATTGGATTGAAGCTTTATGAAAACATTGAAGTGCTAGACCGCGAAGTATTTGACGGTTTATTGAAAATAAAAATGGGCAAACAAACCATTAGCCTAAGCGGACAGGCTGCTGAACGCATTTTAGTTGAATAA
- a CDS encoding WG repeat-containing protein: MKHPLLTFGLVVFVSLSVSAQQLFPILLKNKWGYMNTEGKVIIQPKYDIALEFNEGHAVVALSNQPCLINVQEKRIIDTGLYEYISTFSEGLCAVRDFKKHWCYINNTGKTVLKLDSFVYEANPFYNGLARVSKKVDDITQKFGFDISNLSYRFAYINKNGAYVSDFKYRDAVNFNTHVARVRENGLTYLINTSCTKISEEYSEISDFSDSLAICIKEGKFGYINTNGTVVIPNQYDFATMFFNGFAEISMNGKSCFINKLGEKQFEPVYEELRPFAEGFAGFKQGAKLGFINAKGQIQMNPYYDEVAYFANGLCPVRKGSKWGAINAQGKLIIKLEYDFVGTFDDGIAEVVYSGVSLYADTRGNLLPIWDKQ, translated from the coding sequence ATGAAACACCCTTTATTAACCTTTGGCCTTGTTGTTTTTGTTTCACTCAGTGTGAGTGCACAGCAGTTGTTTCCTATACTGCTTAAAAACAAATGGGGTTATATGAATACCGAAGGAAAAGTAATTATTCAACCCAAATACGATATTGCTTTAGAGTTTAATGAAGGCCATGCTGTAGTTGCCTTAAGCAACCAGCCTTGCTTAATTAACGTACAGGAAAAACGAATTATTGATACGGGTTTGTATGAATACATCTCCACCTTTAGCGAAGGCTTGTGTGCCGTTCGCGATTTCAAAAAACACTGGTGCTATATAAACAATACAGGCAAAACTGTTCTAAAACTCGATAGCTTTGTATATGAGGCTAACCCATTTTACAACGGCCTGGCACGTGTGAGTAAAAAGGTAGATGATATAACCCAAAAGTTTGGTTTCGATATTAGTAATCTCTCTTATCGCTTTGCTTATATTAATAAAAACGGAGCTTATGTATCGGACTTTAAATACCGCGATGCTGTTAACTTTAATACCCATGTAGCACGGGTAAGGGAAAATGGCTTAACCTATTTAATCAATACAAGTTGTACCAAAATATCGGAAGAGTATAGCGAAATAAGCGACTTTAGCGATAGCTTAGCCATCTGTATCAAAGAAGGAAAGTTTGGTTATATAAACACCAACGGAACTGTTGTTATTCCCAATCAATATGATTTTGCCACCATGTTTTTTAACGGCTTTGCCGAAATATCTATGAATGGTAAGTCATGCTTTATTAATAAATTGGGAGAGAAACAATTTGAACCTGTTTACGAAGAGTTACGCCCGTTTGCCGAAGGTTTTGCCGGTTTTAAGCAAGGGGCCAAGCTAGGCTTTATCAATGCCAAAGGCCAAATACAAATGAATCCTTACTACGATGAAGTAGCCTATTTTGCCAACGGCTTATGTCCTGTAAGAAAAGGAAGCAAATGGGGAGCCATTAATGCACAGGGCAAACTAATTATAAAATTAGAATACGACTTTGTTGGCACTTTTGACGATGGTATTGCCGAGGTTGTATACAGCGGTGTTTCATTGTATGCTGATACCAGAGGAAACTTATTACCTATCTGGGATAAACAATAA